In a single window of the Raphanus sativus cultivar WK10039 chromosome 9, ASM80110v3, whole genome shotgun sequence genome:
- the LOC108825264 gene encoding uncharacterized protein LOC108825264, with the protein MNLRSRGSSSLVPIVEDISALEREIMRRRREEEQHAHIQRLGFDMENLPQDRAAEDGQGAANLRPRHPQRQVRAIGAHDQPNIHGNRAGIRAPAVENNNFEIKSSLINMIQSNKYHGLALEDPLDHLDNCDRLCGTIKINGVSEDALKLKLFPFSLGNKAHTWEKGLSRDSIQTWDECKEAFLTKFFSNSRTEKLRNEISGFQQRNLEGFGEAWERFNSYITQSPHHGFNQESLLSTFYRGALPKYRSQLDTASNGFFLGRTEVEALELVENMAKSDSVYNEDNDRSNRGSDGEDQNTRKELKALQEKMDLLLSDKAKQEKVNFVGEQKQEETAKINEVDGLEGQEELCFVNANGTWYKKEPNFQYNNYQQRPYSNNQQGGYQAKQNYSQGYNIKGNQSTQAQGSSSQTQSQDTNVESMFKQLLEAQSKSEKNMGYELRNIHTKIDGSYNELNNKFKALENQFASFSSQSSVNKALFLENLSKTPRKQ; encoded by the coding sequence atgaacttgaggagcagagGTTCATCAAGCCTTGTTCCCATTGTTGAAGACATTTCTGCACTTGAGAGGGAGAttatgagaagaagaagggaagaagagcaACATGCTCACATTCAGAGGTTGGGGTTTGACATGGAGAACCTGCCTCAAGATAGAGCTGCTGaagatggtcaaggagctgccaaccttagACCAAGACATCCACAGCGCCAAGTTAGAGCAATTGGTGCCCATGATCAGCCTAATATCCATGGAAATAGGGCTGGCAttagagcaccagctgtggagaacaacaactttgagatcaagtcaagcTTGATCAACATGATCCAAAGCAACAAGTACCACGGGCTTGCTTTGGAAGATCCTCTAGATCACTTGGACAACTGTGATCGGCTGTGTGGCACCATTAAGATCAATGGTGTGTCTGAAGATGCATTGAAGCTTAAGTTGTTTCCATTCTCTTTGGGAAATAAAGCTCACACATGGGAGAAGGGTCTTTCAAGAGATAGCATCCAGACATGGGATGAGTGCAAAGAAGCTTTCCTCACCAAGTTCTTCTCTAACTCAAGAACTGAAAAGCTTCGGAATGAGATTTCAGGATTTCAACAAAGGAATCTTGAAGGTTTTGGTGAAGCATGGGAAAGATTCAACAGCTACATCACTCAATCTCCACATCATGGCTTCAACCAGGAGAGTTTGCTTAGTACTTTCTACAGAGGAGCCTTGCCTAAGTATAGAAGCCAACTTGACACTGCTAGCAATGGCTTTTTCTTGGGCAGAACTGAAGTAGAAGCTTTGGAGCTTGTTGAGAATATGGCCAAGAGTGATTCAGTCTACAATGAGGACAATGATAGAAGTAACAGAGGCAGTGATGGAGAGGATCAGAACACAAGGAAAGAGTTGAAGGCTCTACAAGAAAAAATGGATTTGCTTCTTTCTGATAAAGCCAAGCAAGAAaaggtgaactttgttggtgAGCAGAAACAAGAAGAGACAGCTAAGATCAATGAAGTTGATGGGCTAGAAGGACAAGAAGAGTTGTGCTTTGTGAATGCTAATGGGACTTGGTACAAGAAAgagcccaactttcagtacaacaactaccaacaaaGACCCTACTCAAACAACCAGCAAGGTGGCTATCAAGCAAAGCAAAACTACTCTCAAGGCTACAACATAAAAGGGAACCAGTCTACTCAAGCTCAAGGAAGCTCTTCTCAAACTCAGTCTCAAGACACTAATGTGGAATCAATGTTCAAGCAACTCCTTGAGGCTCAATCCAAAAGTGAGAAGAACATGGGTTATGAGCTGAGAAACATCCACACAAAGATTGATGgaagctacaatgagctcaacaacaagttcaaaGCTTTGGAGAACCAGTTTGCTTCATTCAGCTCTCAATCAAGCGTCAACAAGGCTCTCTTCCTGGAAAACCTGAgcaaaaccccaaggaagcaatGA